ACGCGTCGACGCTCATCGTGTCGATCAGCATGCGCGCCATCTTGATCTCGCCTTCGGGTAGCTTTTCCGTCCCCGGAAGCTCCAGCGTCGAGGGCTCGACGATCTCGCTGGCCCAGTGCATCAGTTCGAGCACAAGTGCTTCGCCAATCGGTTTGACCGCGGCGATGTATTCCTTGGTGCGCACGACCACGCGCGCGATCGCAACCTTGTTCGTTTCGGTCAGCGCTTCGCGCAGCAATGCGTACGCGTGCTTGCCCTGTTTGCTCGGCTCGAGATAGTACGGCTTGTCGAAGAACATCGGGTTGATCGTATCGAGGTCGACGAACTCCAAAATGTCAACCGACTGCGTCGCCTCGGGGTTGACCTTTTTGAAGTCGTCGTCGGTGACGATGACGTACTCACCCTTCTCGTATTCGTAGCCCTTGACGATCTCATCCCACGGCACCGGCTTGCCGTCGACCGAGCAGATCCGCTCGTATTTGATCCGCCCCTCGTCCTTGGCGTGGAGCAGATTGAACGAGAGCTCGTCGGTACGAACGGCCGTGAAGAGTTTGACCGGGATCGTCACCAGGCCAAAGTTGATTGCACCGGACCAAATTGCATGAGCCATAGCTGGACTAGTGTACTCCAGGCGAGGGGTATTCGTTAAGACCAGGCGCGCTGAGCCTTGCTGATGGCCGGCTCCAATCGCTGCTTTTTCCAGGCTTTTCCGCCCCATAAGTCGCCCTCACGCTCCAGCCGCTTGGGCGTGGTCCGCAGGTTGAACGCGGCAAAGGTGTCCCACGGCGTCCCGGATCGCTTGCGGGCAAACGCTTCGACCTCTTCCCAGGCGAGCGGGGTCGAAACCGGCGCACCATCGCGGGCGCGGACCGAATAGGCGCTCACGCTCGTCTTCCCGCGTCCGACTTGCAAGTAGTCGAAGTACACGGCCTGCTGATCGCGTTTGGCGACCGAGCGCTGGAGCGAGATCCGCGCCGGGTCCTCGTGCGCGAGCCGTTGCGCGACGATCTCGGCGAACATCTTCGCAGCGTCGTAGGTGTAACCGGAAGCGAGCGGCACGACGACATGCAAGCCCATACCGCCGGACGTCTTGACCAGCGTCGTCAAGCCGATCGAGGCGAGCAGGTCGCGTACGCCCAGCGCGACGGCCGCCATGGTTTTGATCGTGCACCGCTCGCCCGGATCCAGATCGAAGAAAACGTAGTCCGGTTCTTCGATCGTTTCGATGCGCGAGGTCCACACGTGCAACACGATCGAGGCGAGGTTGGCAACGTAGACCAGCGTCGCCTCGTCGTTGCAAACCACGTACGTCGTCTTCGCGCGATGGCCCTCGGGGCTGGTGATCGTCGCGCGCCCGGCCCAATCCGGCAAGCCCTTGGGAAGATGCTTCTCGAAAAACGATTGCTTGTCGATGCCGTCCGGCCAGCGCTGCAACGTTAGTGGACGCTCGCGCAAATACGGCAGTATCCATTCCGAGACGCTGCGATAGTATGCGATCAAGTCGCCCTTGGTATAGCCGTCGCGCGGGAAGAGGACTTTGTCGAGGTTCGAAAGCGAGAGCGTATGCCCGCCGACGCTCACGTTCGTGCGCTCCGTTGCCATC
The sequence above is a segment of the Candidatus Baltobacteraceae bacterium genome. Coding sequences within it:
- a CDS encoding Ku protein; the encoded protein is MAHAIWSGAINFGLVTIPVKLFTAVRTDELSFNLLHAKDEGRIKYERICSVDGKPVPWDEIVKGYEYEKGEYVIVTDDDFKKVNPEATQSVDILEFVDLDTINPMFFDKPYYLEPSKQGKHAYALLREALTETNKVAIARVVVRTKEYIAAVKPIGEALVLELMHWASEIVEPSTLELPGTEKLPEGEIKMARMLIDTMSVDAFEPEKFHNRYHDELLAMIEARAQGKELPKAKKVAAPRGKVVNLMDVLAQSLEESKKRRSGNGRATSDEKKPVKKASSTTRRKKSAA
- the ligD gene encoding non-homologous end-joining DNA ligase; amino-acid sequence: MATERTNVSVGGHTLSLSNLDKVLFPRDGYTKGDLIAYYRSVSEWILPYLRERPLTLQRWPDGIDKQSFFEKHLPKGLPDWAGRATITSPEGHRAKTTYVVCNDEATLVYVANLASIVLHVWTSRIETIEEPDYVFFDLDPGERCTIKTMAAVALGVRDLLASIGLTTLVKTSGGMGLHVVVPLASGYTYDAAKMFAEIVAQRLAHEDPARISLQRSVAKRDQQAVYFDYLQVGRGKTSVSAYSVRARDGAPVSTPLAWEEVEAFARKRSGTPWDTFAAFNLRTTPKRLEREGDLWGGKAWKKQRLEPAISKAQRAWS